A region of the Carya illinoinensis cultivar Pawnee chromosome 16, C.illinoinensisPawnee_v1, whole genome shotgun sequence genome:
ctctctctctctctctctctctctctctctcatatatatatatatatatatatattatatatgtatattatgttGGTCCCCTACGTCGGATATATGGCATGACCGAGCAATGACAAATTAGATCAGAAGAACGTGGCAAAACATGAAGGCTTAAGGCAGTACCCTTTATGCAGAAGGATATTATAATGGATTTAAATAAAGAGCATTGGTGGTGCagtaacaattatatataattattttactatattaaaataaaataatattttttgaaaatcctAGAAACATCATATACAATTTATAAACGAATTAatgttttaaaacaactaaatcaGGATTTTAATTGATGAAATTTCTTGCATTTCTACTATCGGAattatcataatattatttcaaatgGGATTTTTATCAATAACAAACACGATTTCTTTGGGTAAGCTAATTTTGGGCTGCCAAGTGATCCACTTAGATCAGTCTGAGAAGGCCCAGCCCCTGAATATGCTAGAGATCAATAGTAAGTGTTTACTTGATTGTTATcttaagtgttttaaaatgagtttgtgatttttttattttattttaaatgtttaagagtacaaaaaaaatgtatgaaaaaaatgatgaaaaaaaagtcATTTAACCTTATTGGTGaccttcttaaaaaaaataatgctacAAGGCCATCAGAACTTTATCCCTCAAGCCTCAAATGACTCTCTTAACATACttagtttattaaaaatatatatatataaacacaaaagAATAGAGAGAATTTAGGTTtcagtttttctcttttgtattttttaacgttgttttgttttgtatatgtttctttttatttatttatttttaaaataaatcacgTGACACCATCATGTGGTATCATTTAAACAGTAAAACTTGGATAACTTAGTAGCAGTACTCGTCTTAAAATTGGAAGGGAGGCACATGCGAAATGATCATtactgcacttttttttttatacatttgggAAATGAGAGTTTCAAACTTCAGACCTCCATTTTAGAAGCTGGTGGTTATGACAATCATACAACAGGCCTTTGGCATTATCAATACTGTTCTAAATTGTAGTTATCtacatttttcttaatattcatTCTATCATTtcccttattttcttcaatctCATTGCTTTGAATGCCatgaaaatattgttttatcattttttctcGAGCATAAGATTTAGGCTAGGCAACCAATTCACATTCAATCTTCTTCAATCATGAATTATAATCAGGCTCAATTTGTTCATATTTTCTAAAAAGATATCAAGAAAATAATGGCTGCAGGCAGATCTTTATTAATTTACTTGTAGAGATCACACACCAATGCCATTAAAGAGtaaactttattcatatataggcACCAAAACAGAAGAAACACCGAGTACTAGAAAAGCTAGTCATGATCCTCGATGGTTGGTGCATGACCAGTACTCATGTTTTATCACAAAACGAAACATCCAGACACGTACATGCATGATGTCTGTTCTagaagagaaatgttttagtcataaaaaaaaatcatacaaaaataaacttataaattaacatgGTTTGATAAggtacgttaaattataaaactacttttattataaaatatggtGGGGGTCATATTTTATGTTTGATGAGTAAAATTATTACGAGTATCTTCGCCTTTGAAACAAAGGAAAACGTCGCATGGGATGGGTTTAGAAGAAGAGAATTAATATGTTAGGAGCCAATTGCTAATACAATCCATTGGACACTGAAAAGTTCAGACTCCAAAAAAACAGCCAAACCATAGTCAAGCGCATTCGAACTTGAAACCTTCTAAGTTGTTTTTTGTGGGAATATGACATGATTGACTGGCATCCAACACCATATACACCAAAAATCTCAAACTCCACAAGTCAAGTATTTGTgctttttctcttgttctttgttCTCAGGATGTAGTAGCAATGCTAGATATTAAGTATGTAAATATTCGTGCATGCCTTTtgtaaaatatagattttttcaaGTGGAACTTGAATTTATCtaacctttttttaaaagaaaatatgtactacttacatattttaaaattgtacaaatcatttctattACATATCAATATAATTGGAAGGGAAAAAGGTAGTGTGCCTTCTAacttgtacatttttttttgtaccgctgggcattttttttttttacttagtaattaaaaaagtgattttaagtatactgatatttttttattttttaaaaatatttaaatatattaaaaaatataaaatgaaaaaaaaaaaatccaacagtAAGAATTGGGTGGGATAGTAGCCCTGCTCCAATTGGAAATCATGGCTATGTTGTACTAGTGTGCTAATAAGTGGAGTACTATAATATctgtaataaattttaatatattccaAAATTTGTGACAGCTATGACTAATTGTAACGCTTGTCATAAAGTTTTTAGATATGTATCAATGTTACAGTGACTTtaccataaaattttaaaaaccgttccgTTTTGATTAAAATGGTCAGAATTTTTCACATCGAAATAACAACCAGTACTAGATAGATACCTATTCTGTTTTGAATCAAATTCCAGTCAATCAAttccggtcaattccggccgAATTTCGATATTTCAGCCATAATGGTAATTCCAGGCCGAAATGGAGTTAGAGATTGGAACAatggcatttttgtaaataagctaaagaatgagagataaaattgactttttaaGCCCAATCTTCCCAGTCCGTGAGACACCATCCGTAAAGCCTGCCTTTCACGATTCCACCAACGTTCGACACGCCCTCTtgtctaataaaattttatacatacatatgtttttaaaattctgCTTCAACGATTGGGCCAATTCTAAATgggataaaagttaaatttatattcttttataaaaattctgcaGCTCAATGTGTTTACTATagtttcaaaattaaattaaatatattaatatatatttgttttacatatatatgtgcagttttaagatttgtattaaaaatatatgtgtattaAAAGGTATtattaagtttttcaatatatatgtttttaaaatttatattaatgtaaaatatactgatatcgaaatatttcattttaataccTTAATCGAAACTGAATTCAAAATTTTGCTCTACAACCCTAATAATTGACCGCCGCGGTGTATTAGGGCATGCATCTAGAATTTGTACTATTCCCTGAAACAAAACGTCATGTTGGAACACAAGACGGAACCCACACTGGTGCATTGTTGAGCCGGGGTAGTCGGTTGCAATTGAAGCCTCAATGAAAGAGCACCCATTCAACCAGTCCGAAAACGATGCACGCGGCATATAACACAACCATTCCAATCTACGTCCTCGCAGTCGCGGTAACGACATGAGATCTTTTTCAGTGAGGCAATAGGTCTGGAACCGTTCCAGACTACCCATATCGGTTTTAAAAGACAAGGTAAGGTGGTACTTATTAGGAACTTCTGTATCCGGATAGCCATCCATGTTAGTTGATGAATGCTCAAGGCCATCAAAAGAAGCGCATAGAGCAAGTCCCATCCAAGACCCATCCTTGTACCAGTTACTAGGTGAATCAAATGCCACTGAGGGATCTCTGCTTATAGAGGGGAACAACTTTTGAATTGATACAGAAAAACACAAATTGTATACGGAACTTCCATCAAAGTCCTGAAAAACGAGTAAGAATTGTGAGCATTAGTCAGGTTGCCGAGAGATATAAAGAGAATAATGGGAACCCgctcccagttttttttttttttttcttttttaaatatgcaaaagtattaaaaaataatgtagaaaaaaaaaaaaaaaaaaaaaaattggctagCGGTTGCCCCAGCGGTGGGTGTAGACCCACGTATCAAAAGTAATTAAAGCAGAAATAATATCTTACCGGCAGTTTCTCAATCACATTTCGAGGGAAATGGCTCTTGAAAGCCTCAATGCTTCTAGAATAGTGACGGATACCGCAACCTCTTCGGCTTAAAATATCTATGAACTCAACCATATCGTGTTCATAGAGAATTCGAGCGCCACATGCTTTAAACCGAACGCTTGGGCAATTGGTTGAAATTGAAGGGCTAAGGCAGCTACGTCTGTCTAAATGGTCCCTAAACCTCTCATGCGAGATATATAGACAGAGTCTAGAATAATCAAAACCGATTTGGCATTTAGGGGAATGAAAGAATATGGTACAATCTTCAAGTTCAGCTCCATCCTGCATGTCAAAGTGATATATCACCTCGTGCATATTATGTGATTTCTGAGCAGGAGAAACGTTGCCAAAATTTTTCTCGACTTCAAAAACAGTGTACACTGCAATTCCTCTCCAACTACTATTTTTGGATAGATCAGGTGATAATGGGATTGATACAGATGACCCGTGGTTCTGATGGTGGAACCAGTTTGGAATTTGAGTATCAGGTAGTGGGCTAAGAAATCCTTTGCCATACCGAATTGGCTCCTGcataaatatcaaaacaaaaattcttcAATATGTTcttttgtgagagagagagagagagagagagagagagagagacttcgTATGGCCTCCACCGTGGCTGGAAGTGCAGATCTTGGAAAGAAACTTTGGATTTTTCATCATCAACAGAGCTGAGGCAGTTAATAATTGTGAATCCAGTTATGCATGAAGTCCACACTGTAACTTGATTTAAACAATTTTCAAGTGAAGAACAATCACGTGCCATTACTAATTGTGTACTCGAGGGAAAATTGGGCAATAATTTCAGCTTGCTACAATTATCCAAGTAGAGGGATTTAAGCTTGGAAAGCTGAGAAATGCTATCAGGCAAGCATGTAAAATTGTTTCTGCTCAAAATTAGAGACTCAAGTGAAGATAAGCCACTAAGATCGCCAGGGATTGCTCCGTCTGATAGATTGCAATCACTCAAGTCTAGAGCATTTAAAGAGGTTAGTGTTGAGAGGTAGAGCAACCAATTCCATGATTCAGATGGATGATCCTTACAACCGGAAAGATTTAGTAAAGTCAAACCAGTTAGATTCTGAATTGATAATGGTACCTCTTCTATCGCCGTCTTGTCCAAGTAAAGCTCTGacaaacatttcatattttcCCCGATCTTTGGAAACTTAATGAGGCTTGAACAGCCAGATAGGATAACAGTTTTTAGAGATTCCAAGTTGATCTCGTATGGAAGGCTAGCTAGACTCGGGCAATCTTTGAGATTTAATAGAACAAGTCGATTGAGAACTTCCATAGATGGGTGCACTTCGTACAATCTAGTACAACCTTGGAGAATCAGCCTTTGAAGATTTGATAAACCAGTGAAATCAGGTGTTTTGATTAAGTTTTGGGAGTCACTGAGGTCAAGgactttcaaatttttcaagttCTGTGATCAGAAAATAAGGAAatatgaaaagagaaaataagtacATCAAGAGTtcataaaaaagaatagaagaaaaacaaaagattaaCAAAGTTGTATAAGTTAAAATCTTACACTAAATCTCTTGGGCAGTTGCTCAAAGCGACAACGAGGCATAATCACTTCGACAAGGTTGTCTGGCTGGAAATTATTTGGCATGGAAGTCAAAGGATAGTCGTGCCATTCCAACAAATGTAACTTAGTAGAAAGATATTCAAGGCCTGCAGGAAGTTGCACATTACAGATTTTAAGCAATCCTAGCCTTTTCATCTTTGAGAAGGCCTTAGCCTTCAACTGTATTTCACAGGGTGGCGTATTCATCAttatgccctcaactttatctGTCCCCTAGTACACAAGAAGTAAGCTGTTAGTATTTGACAATGATGCTGcaataattttacaaaatcgCACAAATATACACTTCTCCAAGTTTCAATATTTAGTACTATGATACTTACTGTATTTTCTTTTAGCACATCAACTATATCATCAAAAAGCCACAATCTACTCCATTTTCCAGGATTCTGACGGTGTTTACAACGAACAATTTCCCAACCCATTTTTTGTAATAAATTATGCATCCACAATTTTTTCCCAGAACTGGTAAGGAGAGATTTGTCAACAAGAGTTTCAATATCAATGGTGGGGTAGCAACCTAAACCTTCCAGTAGATCTATTACTCGATCTTTGTAATCACCATTGAAGAAACACGCAAtatccaaaaataattttttctgtgTGTCATCGAGTGCATCAAAACCAATCTGAAGTATTTTCTGAATATCCCTATTAGGAATTGCTTCTAATTTATCTCGAGCACTTTGCCatacctctctttcttttttaaataaagaggaTCCCAAGACTTTAAGTGCTAGCGGATGGCCACTAGCATAGCCTACAAAATCTAGGCATAGATCCAAAAAATCTATTCTAGCATAACGTGCAAAATCGTTGCATATTTCCAAAAAATCTATTCCGCAATCGGGTTTGCCGAAGGCTTCTAGACAAAAGAGCTTCAAATCAAGATCTTTACCATATTCATTCAGTCCTTTAACCATGTATATATTGTCATTTGGCACTCCATGACTTATCAACAAATGCTTATCTCTCGTGGTTATAATAATTCTACTCCCCATGCCGAACCAATCGCAATTCCCCACTAATGTTTCTAATTGTTCTTTTTTATCAGCATCATCAAGAACAATAAGAACCTTCTTGAAACGCAGTCTATTCTTTATCACCGCCCTTCCCTTACTTGCATCCCACTTATCTTTTTCACTCCTCAACTTCATGTCAGAAAGGAGTTTTTCTAGCAAAGCATCCACATTACATTCTGCACTAACATTTTCGAGAAAGCTGCAAGCTTGAAATCTAGAACGGAATCGTTGAAATACAACTCGCGCAAGAGTTGTCTTGCCTATCCCACTCATCCCGCATAGTCCTATAAAGcgtacttcatcatcatttCGCCTCAGTTGTAGATGTGAAACCAATAATTCTCTGACGGGATATATTATTCCAATAAGGTTACCCTCATCAACAATCGAGAGTGTATCACTCAATTCACGAAATATACCGTCAACAATGATTTTGATAAACTCTGACTCACCCCTGTAAGAAGGATTGAAGAAAATTATTTCAACAAATTAACTCAAAACAACACAAAACGAAGGGAGATGTCAAAGAGTTGGTGTGTTGCTTGATCATGTGGAACGACTAACCTGATCAACGCTAGAGTTGCGTTTGgataaaagaatttgaaaagtttAAAGGCTTGTTATTTGGCCATAGTGCAAATCCAAATCCAAAGTTTTAATATATGATCCAAACATAGAGTTTGGGTTTTATGAAGTTGCACTGAAATTAagatcattttatataatgaagaaaatgaattgTACGTGATAGGACATCCCTGTGAAGGACACCGATGGCGCACACCCTGTGGCCAATTAAATACATAGGCGATAGGGCATCCctgtaatttataatataatgaagaaaatgaattgTACGGTGCTGATATATTGGAtcatgacactatatataaaattatatgaaacCTTTAAAACTCCATAAACTAATTGCAATTATCACATACATGAATAACAGTAATGAAAGTCGATTTTGCAATTATACGAGGAATAAAAGGACTAAAAGAGGATTGGTATACGTAAAATTGTTACCTATTCTGTAAATGGCGTCCGGAGAGTTTTGCCACTTCTCGCAAAGCATTTCTCCATGTTCGCACCTTCTCCGAGTCCTTCTCAAAACGTATCTCATGTCCGGtgaaggcatctgcaaaagtgCCCGTCTGATGTCTCACATCACTAGGATCCACCTGGTAGAAAATGGGCAAAactctcatctccctctctTTCATGCAGTCAATAATTCTTGCAAGTTCTTCTAAGCACCATGCGGAAGATGCATAATTTCTTGACAACACGATGACTGCCATGCTCGATTTCTCAATTGCATCCATGAGTTCCTGGGAAATGGGTATTCCaatctcaattttttcatcatccTTAAAGGTGCTAATCCCTTTATCAACCAAAGCCTGATATAGATGGTCGGTAAAATTATTACGGGTGTCTTCGCCCCTAAAACTGAGGAATACATCGTACACCTTGGAATAAGGATCAATACATGATGAAAGGTTtcgagaagaagaaggaatagATAAAGGACGaatatatgatgatgaatggttTATTCGAAGCCTTTTGGAGCAAGACATTAGAACGATTGGATGCTAAAGCCTGCAGGTAGAGTGAAGATTATAAGGCGTACAATGACGTGAAGGCCCGAGTAATAAATAGAAAGAAGCAATGACATGTTGCGCCAAGGCAAGAAGACTATCCAGCTTCCCGTAAAGCGTAAACGAGTGGAACTCAAGCAAAGAACAACCAGTCAAACCGTGGCCCAAAGCCATTAGCCACACCAGTCTCTATTGTCAGACTCCAGTCTCCAATCACGCCACAAAACTTTCATTGTAGATTTGTTGAGTTAGTTACTGTGAATTTTTATGCAACCTAATTCTTTGTTAAAACTTAAGTCCACTACTAGTATTCATACCGTACGTAGCAAATCACTCCTCTCTTGAATAtagtaatgatatatacaatacattttactatatatttcacaacacatattttaaaattaggatatttttataaagtgattttatttttataagatattttacaaaaaaaatccctcattttaaaacataattgtgtaaatattgtaaaaaacaTATCACTCctctttttaaagagaaataatatttatcgtTCTAGTATCTAATCGTGTGcattgtatatttaaaaaaaaaatagataaatttaaaatttatataaatatatatttaaagactaacctcatgtttttttaaaaaaaaaatatgtatgcaAGTCTTACATAACCTTTTCCGTCTCCGagtatagaaaataatatttattaagatAATCGGTCGACAATTGCCCAAGCAGATAATATGTATGCAAGTCTTACATAACCTTTTCCGTCTCCGagtatagaaaataatatttattaagatAATCGGTCGACGGTTGCCCAAGcagataaattcaatatttgttttttttgtgaaatagattttttaaattattatctgAACGCTATAACTTCAGATggaagaaaatatatgaaaaaggtCTTGTAACATTTTTTTGTTGTCAGGATAAATATTTCGGGCagcataaaaattataaaatgccTATTGAATAGATCAAGAAAAAAGATGATTGCACCAAACATTTAGGAGGAGGTTGTCCACTTGTAGAGGgaaattaatatgatatatgtagaaatggtatatataatataatggcCGGTTTCGTGATGGTATATATGGATGTTTGAACTTGTCTAAACTTATGTGGGAGTTGGAAGGGGTCCTTTACAGCCTTGTAATTAGAGGGGGAAGAGCTAGAGAGCATGACGTGCCATCCATGTAAGCTTAATGAATTTAGCTTATACATGATGATGACATGATGAGAATAAT
Encoded here:
- the LOC122299535 gene encoding disease resistance-like protein DSC1, with product MSCSKRLRINHSSSYIRPLSIPSSSRNLSSCIDPYSKVYDVFLSFRGEDTRNNFTDHLYQALVDKGISTFKDDEKIEIGIPISQELMDAIEKSSMAVIVLSRNYASSAWCLEELARIIDCMKEREMRVLPIFYQVDPSDVRHQTGTFADAFTGHEIRFEKDSEKVRTWRNALREVAKLSGRHLQNRGESEFIKIIVDGIFRELSDTLSIVDEGNLIGIIYPVRELLVSHLQLRRNDDEVRFIGLCGMSGIGKTTLARVVFQRFRSRFQACSFLENVSAECNVDALLEKLLSDMKLRSEKDKWDASKGRAVIKNRLRFKKVLIVLDDADKKEQLETLVGNCDWFGMGSRIIITTRDKHLLISHGVPNDNIYMVKGLNEYGKDLDLKLFCLEAFGKPDCGIDFLEICNDFARYARIDFLDLCLDFVGYASGHPLALKVLGSSLFKKEREVWQSARDKLEAIPNRDIQKILQIGFDALDDTQKKLFLDIACFFNGDYKDRVIDLLEGLGCYPTIDIETLVDKSLLTSSGKKLWMHNLLQKMGWEIVRCKHRQNPGKWSRLWLFDDIVDVLKENTGTDKVEGIMMNTPPCEIQLKAKAFSKMKRLGLLKICNVQLPAGLEYLSTKLHLLEWHDYPLTSMPNNFQPDNLVEVIMPRCRFEQLPKRFSNLKNLKVLDLSDSQNLIKTPDFTGLSNLQRLILQGCTRLYEVHPSMEVLNRLVLLNLKDCPSLASLPYEINLESLKTVILSGCSSLIKFPKIGENMKCLSELYLDKTAIEEVPLSIQNLTGLTLLNLSGCKDHPSESWNWLLYLSTLTSLNALDLSDCNLSDGAIPGDLSGLSSLESLILSRNNFTCLPDSISQLSKLKSLYLDNCSKLKLLPNFPSSTQLVMARDCSSLENCLNQVTVWTSCITGFTIINCLSSVDDEKSKVSFQDLHFQPRWRPYEEPIRYGKGFLSPLPDTQIPNWFHHQNHGSSVSIPLSPDLSKNSSWRGIAVYTVFEVEKNFGNVSPAQKSHNMHEVIYHFDMQDGAELEDCTIFFHSPKCQIGFDYSRLCLYISHERFRDHLDRRSCLSPSISTNCPSVRFKACGARILYEHDMVEFIDILSRRGCGIRHYSRSIEAFKSHFPRNVIEKLPDFDGSSVYNLCFSVSIQKLFPSISRDPSVAFDSPSNWYKDGSWMGLALCASFDGLEHSSTNMDGYPDTEVPNKYHLTLSFKTDMGSLERFQTYCLTEKDLMSLPRLRGRRLEWLCYMPRASFSDWLNGCSFIEASIATDYPGSTMHQCGFRLVFQHDVLFQGIVQILDACPNTPRRSIIRVVEQNFEFSFD